The window TCATCAGCTTCGGCAGCCTGGTGGCGCCGCCCTTCGGCGGCATCCTCTACGAGTTCGCCGGGAAGCGGGTGCCCTTCCTGGTGCTGGCCGCCGTGTCGCTGCTCGACGCACTGCTGCTACTGGCCGTGGCCAGGCCCTTTTCGGcggccgcgcgcgcgcgcgccaaCCTACCGGTGGGCACGCCCATCCACCGCCTTATGCTGGACCCCTACATCGCTGTGGTGGCCGGCGCgctcaccacctgcaacatcccCCTGGCCTTCCTCGAGCCCACCATCGCCACGTGGATGAAGCACACGATGGCAGCGTCCGAGTGGGAGATGGGCATGGTCTGGCTGCCGGCCTTCGTGCCGCACGTGCTGGGCGTCTACCTCACCGTGCGCCTGGCGGCGCGCTACCCGCACCTGCAGTGGCTGTACGGCGCGCTCGGGCTGGCGGTGATCGGCGCCAGCTCCTGCGTCGTGCCCGCCTGCCTCTCCTTCGCGCCGCTCGTCGTCTCGCTCTGCGGCCTCTGCTTCGGCATCGCGCTGGTGGACACGGCGCTGCTGCCCACGCTCGCCTTCCTCGTGGACGTGCGCCACGTCTCCGTCTATGGCAGCGTCTACGCCATCGCCGACATCTCCTATTCCGTGGCCTACGCGCTCGGGCCCATCGTGGCCGGCCACATCGTGCACTCGCTGGGCTTCGAGCAGCTCAGCCTGGGCATGGGCCTGGCCAATCTGCTCTACGCGCCGGTCCTGCTGCTGCTTCGCAACGTGGGCCTCCTCACGCGCTCCCGCTCCGAGCGCGACGTGCTGCTGGACGAGCCGCCGCAGGGCCTGTACGACGCGGTGCGTCTGCGGGAGCGTCCCGCGCCCGGCCAGGACGGCGAGCTCTGCTCCCCGCCTGACCCTCTGGACGCGGGCGAGGACGACTACGACTACTACTACACCCGTAGCTAGCCGCCGGGCTCGGGCACCAGgccaccgccccccacccctccgCTGCCCCTCGGGGCAAGGGGCCTGCTCTGTGAGCGCACTGGCCAGCTCAAGCTCAGGGCCCGCCTCCTCCAGCGAGaaccccagccccccccccctccccccagcctctaCTCCCCCTGCCAGAATCTGCTCCCGTGGGCGTGGAGCGCCGGGGCAAGGCTAAGCGGCTGCGCTCCTTGCCGGGAGGAGGAGACCGGCAGGCCTCCACCTCGGGGCTCCCTTGTGTAGACAAAGGCGCGCCTGTCCCTTCTTCCCCAACGTTCCTCCCAGTGCCAAACACGGCCCGCTGCACCGCGGCGCCTCCGGGCCGAATTAATAAACCGTATCTGTCCGAGGAGGCCGAGTCTCTTTACTGGTGGGGTGGGCAGCTGGGCGTAGGGCCCCGGGTAGAGGGGGAGGCTCAGCTGGGTCCGTCTCCAGC of the Oryctolagus cuniculus chromosome 15, mOryCun1.1, whole genome shotgun sequence genome contains:
- the SLC18A3 gene encoding vesicular acetylcholine transporter translates to MEPAAPAGQARAAASKLSQAVGAALQEPRRQRRLVLVIVCVALLLDNMLYMVIVPIVPDYIASMRGGSDSPTATPEAWEPTPPPPTLANASAAAANASATPTAAPPAGPILRPRYPADSEDVKIGVLFASKAILQLLVNPLSGPFIDRMSYDVPLLIGLGVMFASTAMFAFAEDYATLFAARSLQGLGSAFADTSGIAMIADKYPEEPERSRALGVALAFISFGSLVAPPFGGILYEFAGKRVPFLVLAAVSLLDALLLLAVARPFSAAARARANLPVGTPIHRLMLDPYIAVVAGALTTCNIPLAFLEPTIATWMKHTMAASEWEMGMVWLPAFVPHVLGVYLTVRLAARYPHLQWLYGALGLAVIGASSCVVPACLSFAPLVVSLCGLCFGIALVDTALLPTLAFLVDVRHVSVYGSVYAIADISYSVAYALGPIVAGHIVHSLGFEQLSLGMGLANLLYAPVLLLLRNVGLLTRSRSERDVLLDEPPQGLYDAVRLRERPAPGQDGELCSPPDPLDAGEDDYDYYYTRS